Proteins encoded together in one Drosophila willistoni isolate 14030-0811.24 chromosome XR unlocalized genomic scaffold, UCI_dwil_1.1 Seg105, whole genome shotgun sequence window:
- the LOC6645121 gene encoding protein ecdysoneless, with protein MSKTKTPGSNLEFVREDDYVEYYIFPKLTDNIKPDQLEQVKQQLEKIRSEILLLVNEKITERCYIWHKDEFNLQVRTGSHEERLLNDEINPEDDQEHEEVALLPHLHGVSHYGDNIGDEWFIVYLLAEITRSRADCIVRVCDSDGEFLLIEAADALPDWASPDTCEQRVYLVNGVLQLVQNSPSTSRTKRMPMSQAVERIRLNPTLYRCSKNIQNCIDMRLKEFQLAQPHFSIHQQIVELPQNAAGLLKMRPSLVSAAVRAFCDRDSLDSKALRSMRYFPPESKRVRTNVRFTRCLYAMLMHSQYTPERRLGWQLTDSLSQPERYKEQLLGVKLASGLEILASQAKSLGDNKDATSPAWRAYVRSLQSKGYFKDNLEGSSEYQQLLAKAKEYYQEQESRFRLAPRVGSEILELLHNKNDTISEDLLDDENNLQPSDSDNWLSITAEDLDTMLQERYGPKKLYNPNGDMNAEEFTKQLSEFLEQQSNFEGIESKGHEDHDLDSDDDDDDDEEEENVQSKRQSNNLKPVGGKVKKNPSMRKACQQRNSLIQSDDQSQGPDSTHVRNFLDFVIPEDNWDSNSEMSDYADEADLEHNFDALSNSASIQSYMDQMDRELAHTAVGKTFHSKKPTTTAAPSAHLDDDDDFDDIEDFEPININVNTLRNMMDSYKSQVGGSGPVSNLFSAMGVGMAAAAATTTANTDEPKDLSESAV; from the exons ATGAGTAAGACCAAGACGCCAGGCAGCAATCTGGAATTTGTACGCGAAGATGACTACGTGGAATATTACATATTCCCGAAATTGACCGATAATATTAAGCCAGACCAATTGGAGCAAGTCAAGCAACAGCTGGAGAAGATTCGTTCAGAGATTCTATTGCTGGTCAATGAAAAAATCACAGAACGTTGCTACATTTGGCACAAGGACGAATTTAATTTACAAGTGCGCACTGGCAGTCATGAGGAACGTTTATTAAATGATGAAATCAACCCAGAGGATGACCAGGAACACGAGGAGG TTGCTCTATTGCCCCATTTACATGGTGTCTCTCACTATGGTGATAATATAGGCGATGAATGGTTTATTGTCTATTTGCTGGCAGAGATTACACGCTCTCGCGCGGATTGCATAGTACGTGTTTGCGATTCAGATGGTGAGTTTCTCCTCATTGAGGCGGCTGATGCTCTACCCGACTGGGCTAGCCCGGATACATGCGAGCAGCGTGTCTATTTGGTCAATGGAGTATTGCAATTAGTCCAGAATTCACCATCGACCAGTCGAACCAAACGCATGCCCATGTCTCAGGCTGTAGAGAGGATACGCCTAAATCCCACTCTATATCGCTGCTCGAAGAATATACAAAATTGCATAGATATGCGTCTCAAAGAATTTCAATTGGCCCAGCCACATTTCTCCATCCATCAACAAATTGTGGAATTGCCACAGAACGCAGCGGGTCTTCTTAAGATGCGCCCCTCCCTAGTATCGGCAGCTGTGAGAGCCTTTTGCGATCGCGACTCCTTAGATTCGAAGGCACTGAGATCCATGCGTTATTTTCCACCCGAATCTAAGCGTGTGCGTACCAATGTAAGATTCACCCGTTGTCTCTACGCCATGCTGATGCATAGCCAATATACACCAGAGCGCAGATTGGGCTGGCAGTTGACGGACTCGTTGAGTCAACCGGAACGCTATAAAGAACAATTGTTGGGTGTAAAGCTAGCGAGTGGCTTGGAAATCCTTGCCAGTCAGGCCAAGAGTCTTGGAGACAACAAGGATGCTACCTCGCCAGCTTGGCGCGCTTATGTTAGGAGTCTACAGTCCAAGGGCTATTTCAAAGACAATCTGGAGGGCAGTTCCGAGTACCAACAATTGTTAGCCAAGGCCAAAGAGTATTATCAGGAGCAGGAATCCCGTTTCCGCTTAGCTCCACGTGTTGGCAGCGAAATCTTAGAGCTTCTTCATAATAAAAACGACACCATATCGGAGGATTTGCTAGATGATGAGAATAATTTGCAACCCAGTGACTCGGATAACTGGCTAAGTATAACTGCTGAGGATTTGGACACCATGCTCCAGGAGCGTTATGGTCCCAAGAAGCTCTATAACCCCAATGGCGACATGAATGCTGAAGAATTTACCAAACAATTGAGCGAATTTCTGGAGCAACAATCGAATTTTGAGGGCATTGAATCAAAGGGTCACGAAGACCACGATTTGGACTcggacgatgatgatgatgatgacgaagAGGAAGAGAATGTGCAGTCCAAAAGACAATCGAATAATCTTAAACCAGTTGGTGGTAAAGTCAAGAAGAATCCATCCATGCGCAAGGCTTGCCAGCAGCGCAATTCTCTGATTCAGAGCGATGATCAGAGCCAGGGACCAGATAGTACCCATGTCCGTAACTTTTTAGATTTTGTCATACCCGAAGATAATTGGGATTCCAATTCTGAAATGAGCGATTATGCCGATGAAGCGGATTTGGAACATAATTTTGATGCCCTCTCGAATTCGGCTTCGATTCAATCTTATATGGATCAAATGGATCGTGAATTAGCTCACACTGCGGTGGGCAAGACTTTTCATAGCAagaagccaacaacaacagctgctCCAAGTGCTCAtcttgatgatgatgatgatttcgATGATATTGAGGACTTTGAGCCCATTAATATCAATGTGAATACATTGAGGAACATGATGGATAGCTACAAGTCTCAAGTGGGCGGTTCTGGCCCTGTTTCCAATCTATTTAGTGCCATGGGTGTGGGCAtggccgcagcagcagcaacaacaacagccaatACGGATGAGCCCAAGGATCTATCGGAATCAGCTGTTTAA
- the LOC6645123 gene encoding uncharacterized protein LOC6645123, with the protein MNDTRVLDSGDLVSNPCQDVRLAGFICVDCSILGYCTHTDGQWTTVKLTTCETDNGFFCSDEDTYGCTLQPRCTVPVRGKFFCQQAGIFPDPYDCRNYHECSELNVDTPKQCTNGAAYSLLTGTCSLPRESEQCLSKQYTCEYVGQTGAWPGNEEYYYVCQKDTTDPDQPVFYPLMKKCHDGSVFNGFSCV; encoded by the coding sequence ATGAACGACACTCGTGTGCTTGACTCTGGTGACCTGGTCTCAAATCCCTGCCAGGATGTTCGTTTGGCTGGTTTCATATGCGTGGATTGCTCCATTCTTGGTTATTGCACTCATACCGATGGTCAATGGACCACTGTAAAATTGACAACATGTGAAACAGATAATGGCTTCTTTTGCAGCGATGAGGACACATACGGTTGCACTTTGCAACCTCGTTGTACGGTGCCAGTGCGTGGTAAATTCTTTTGCCAGCAAGCAGGCATCTTTCCGGATCCCTATGATTGCCGTAACTATCATGAGTGCAGCGAACTGAATGTCGATACACCCAAACAGTGTACAAATGGAGCCGCATATTCCCTGCTGACCGGAACCTGTAGCCTGCCCAGGGAGAGCGAGCAATGTCTATCGAAACAATACACTTGCGAATATGTGGGTCAAACAGGAGCTTGGCCTGGCAATGAGGAGTACTATTATGTGTGTCAGAAGGATACCACGGATCCAGATCAACCAGTTTTCTATCCATTGATGAAGAAATGCCATGATGGAAGCGTTTTCAATGGCTTTAGCTGTGTCtga
- the LOC6645122 gene encoding uncharacterized protein LOC6645122 — translation MSFGKFFFGLLLVNLLSSMLEAASMTNRLIQARETSSCESRRTPGPICESCELLATCVSHSSGWVNIPVESCDTDNGFYCNARLGMCSNETGPCHPFGLEGNFQCISQGIFPDPYDCQKYHMCYFVGATLVAATVDCGSDRAFNARTGQCSLTLQDPVCVQQQYSCPFVGYVAPWPTNANIFYVCKAPVKQNLNDTIVIYPSLHRCNDGEIFSDFVCTRGVDTSPPSGSLPGGTDAVNVDPNDDSFSILPTVCQHVGLIADMDDCRKYYYCSALNGTLRHLDCPTGTYYRPESSACVLGAC, via the exons ATGTCCTTTGGAAAGTTTTTCTTTGGCCTA CTTTTGGTCAATTTGTTATCATCGATGCTTGAGGCAGCCAGCATGACTAATCGTCTCATACAGGCGAGAGAGACTAGTTCCTGCGAGAGTCGTCGGACGCCTGGACCCATTTGTGAATCATGCGAACTGCTAGCCACCTGTGTCAGTCATTCGAGTGGCTGGGTGAATATACCCGTTGAATCATGCGACACTGACAATGGATTCTATTGTAATGCCCGTTTGGGCATGTGTTCAAATGAGACTGGACCCTGTCATCCATTTGGCCTCGAGGGTAACTTCCAGTGCATTTCACAAGGCATCTTTCCGGATCCCTACGATTGCCAGAAATATCACATGTGCTATTTTGTCGGTGCAACTCTAGTGGCGGCCACAGTCGATTGTGGCAGCGATCGTGCCTTTAACGCCCGCACTGGACAATGCTCATTAACGCTTCAGGATCCTGTCTGCGTGCAGCAACAGTATAGTTGTCCCTTTGTTGGCTACGTGGCACCATGGCCCACCAATGCAAACATTTTCTATGTCTGCAAAGCACCGgtgaaacaaaatttgaacGATACCATCGTTATATATCCATCGCTGCATCGTTGCAACGATGGTGAGATATTTTCAGATTTTGTGTGTACACGGGGTGTGGACACTTCGCCGCCATCGGGTTCCCTGCCTGGAGGAACAGATGCCGTAAATGTGGATCCCAATGATGACAGCTTTTCAATACTGCCCACAGTGTGCCAGCATGTGGGGCTCATTGCCGACATGGATGATTGTCGTAAATACTACTATTGCTCGGCTCTCAATGGCACTTTAAGGCACTTGGACTGCCCCACGGGCACATACTATCGCCCAGAGTCGTCCGCTTGTGTTTTAGGCGCTTGTTAG
- the LOC6645124 gene encoding major royal jelly protein 1 — translation MCNSQVSLRLLVLATLLSIALAGYSSSSSDDDASKATNTISSSKCDKNPLNELTFQLSGSNLHWPCDSTKNIYVQSGRYVPRNVIVTRAQLQRDSAFVALPRYKQGVPFTLGKVNLKKGECLAKIAPYPCWAIQEEGNCQALQSVVDVAVDQNGLLWVLDVGIVNTLEQPIRRCSPKIVAINTANNKVVKSIDLSDLVTSESRLQFIIVDYSKDSKPFVYVADAGARSILVYDITGNKSYRIVLPKATAPTNDVLYVALTSKPDGTSTLFFSYLSSPRLYSIKGEYLRVGQGAGSIIDVGPKPYGKQAVLLGADGGTSLFFRYKGENDIYLWDSETCFKASNLQEVQRGGDCRLSTQVLPGHKRFMWALESNFHDFISDRTGCNGASIVLHPVVRECDD, via the exons ATGTGCAACTCTCAAGTTTCATTGCGTCTTTTGGTTTTAGCCACATTGCTATCGATAGCACTGGCTGGCTATAGTTCATCCTCGAGTGATGATGACGCCTCGAAAGCAACCAACACAATTAGCTCTAGTAAATGTGATAAGAATCCTTTGAACGAGCTAACATTTCAATTGAGTGGCAGCAATCTACATTGGCCCTGTGATTCAACTAAGAATATCTATGTTCAATCGGGGCGTTATGTGCCTAGAAATGTAATTGTTACACGGGCACAATTACAGCGTGATTCGGCATTTGTGGCATTGCCCCGATATAAACAGGGTGTTCCATTCACTCTTGGCAAGGTTAATCTAAAGAAGGGTGAATGTTTGGCCAAAATCGCGCCCTATCCATGCTGGGCCATACAGGAGGAGGGAAATTGTCAGGCTCTGCAGTCGGTCGTGGATGTGGCAGTCGATCAGAAT GGTCTTCTCTGGGTTTTGGATGTGGGCATTGTAAATACATTGGAGCAACCCATTCGTCGTTGCAGTCCCAAAATAGTTGCCATCAATACGGCCAATAATAAAGTGGTCAAGAGCATTGATCTAAGTGATCTGGTTACCTCCGAGAGCCGTTTGCAGTTCATTATCGTTGATTATTCGAAAGATAGCAAACCTTTTGT CTATGTAGCCGATGCAGGAGCACGCAGTATTCTTGTCTATGACATTACTGGCAACAAATCCTATCGCATTGTCTTGCCCAAGGCAACAGCACCCACCAATGATGTACTTTATGTCGCCCTGACCTCCAAGCCGGATGGCACATCGACGCTATTCTTTAGCTATCTCAGCTCACCGCGTCTGTACTCGATCAAGGGCGAATACTTACGTGTGGGCCAAGGAGCTGGCTCTATTATCGATGTGGGACCAAAACCCTATGGCAAGCAGGCTGTTCTTCTGGGTGCCGATGGTGGTACATCGCTCTTCTTCCGCTATAAGGGCGAGAATGATATTTACTTGTGGGACTCGGAGACATGTTTCAAAGCCTCCAATTTGCAAGAAGTGCAACGTGGTGGCGATTGTCGTCTATCAACTCAAGTTCTGCCAGGTCACAAACGTTTCATGTGGGCATTGGAATCGAATTTCCACGATTTCATTTCGGATAGAACAGGATGCAATGGTGCCTCTATTGTTCTGCATCCAGTTGTTCGAGAATGTGATGATTAA
- the LOC6645120 gene encoding RNA-binding protein cabeza: MVDPNRKINLLAKDSPLLEDCEKEFARRFTDDDREFMAHCRNPVPDPPLIDNWAGGGSGGSSGGGAVGSAGGGHDTYNNRFQRRSGGHNRGWQRRVGGGGGGGGYHNSYNNHNNDRPYHRDRRNRDESRRERSGGRERTGERERTGERTYDHRSRHSYGPDSGSGGGGSGDRGGNTSRSGGSSSNGPMRVRRDYGNFVPASKD; this comes from the exons atggtGGATCCGAATCGTAAAATCAATCTTCTAGCCAAAGATAGTCCCCTTCTGGAAGATTGCGAAAAGGAATTCGCCCGTCGCTTCACCGACGACGACCGGGAATTTATGGCACACTGTCGGAATCCGGTGCCAGATCCCCCTCTGATAGATAACTGGGCAGGAGGAGGTAGTGGCGGTAGCAGCGGCGGCGGTGCTGTTGGAAGTGCAGGTGGTGGACATGACACGTATAATAATCGTTTCCAGCGTCGAAGTGGTGGTCACAATCGAGGGTGGCAAAGACGCGtgggcggcggcggtggtggcggcggctATCACAATAGTTATAATAACCACAATAATGATAGACCATATCACAGAG ATCGTCGCAATAGAGATGAGTCGCGCCGGGAAAGGAGTGGAGGGCGGGAAAGAACTGGAGAAAGGGAAAGAACTGGAGAGCGTACATATGATCATCGTTCGAGGCATAGTTACGGGCCAGATAGTGGTAGTGGTGGCGGCGGGAGTGGCGACCGAGGTGGTAACACCAGCCGAAGTGGCGGCAGCTCCAGCAATGGACCAATGCGGGTTCGTCGGGATTATGGAAATTTTGTGCCTGCATCTAAGGATTag
- the LOC6645125 gene encoding protein yellow, whose protein sequence is MRFLPGLILIALSWSAPRAMGQGTKYGLWTPDRAYSDSQPIQWTGGQFEFPCASTKSLFKSSGKYISKNVIATRAQLIGDTIYLALPRYRKGVPATLVKTQIQSGTCSTTFKPYPCWDLQEEGNCKALQSVVDLVVDQNEVLWVLDTGIVNTLETPVRKCPPKVVAMSVKTGKVLKSVSLEGLTSSSSRLQYLVVDYAPDGGCFIYVSDAANRAIIVYNLQADRGFRVVLPKAVSAGCRSRDVLYIALIRRDCGSTELYFTYLSTSKLFSLKSEYLRSGVADGRILDLGKKPSRMVIIGTDNGSAIFFRNEGDAEVYRWDTNSTFSETNFKPVYRSQTCQLVTHAVPDYKRNTMRVLQSNFPDYMQNRIGCGAIQQLGLMQGCW, encoded by the exons atgCGTTTTTTACCGGGCCTAATCCTGATAGCCCTATCGTGGTCAGCCCCAAGAGCCATGGGACAGGGTACCAAATACGGCCTATGGACACCAGATCGAGCCTATTCGGACTCTCAACCCATCCAGTGGACTGGTGGTCAATTCGAATTCCCTTGTGCCAGTACAAAGTCGCTATTTAAAAGCTCCGGCAAATATATATCAAAGAATGTGATTGCCACTCGTGCTCAATTGATTGGAGACACCATCTATTTGGCATTGCCACGTTATCGTAAAGGTGTTCCGGCCACTCTAGTGAAAACACAAATACAATCTGGCACGTGTAGCACAACCTTTAAGCCCTATCCCTGCTGGGATCTGCAGGAGGAGGGCAATTGCAAGGCATTGCAGTCGGTGGTCGATTTGGTGGTGGATCAAAATGAAGTGCTTTGGGTCTTAGATACTGGCATTGTCAATACACTCGAGACGCCGGTCCGCAAGTGTCCACCCAAAGTGGTGGCCATGTCGGTTAAGACAGGCAAAGTGTTGAAATCGGTCTCCCTGGAGGGCCTTACATCGAGCAGTTCACGTCTGCAGTACTTGGTTGTCGACTATGCCCCCGATGGCGGTTGTTTCATCTATGTCAGTGATGCGGCAAATCGTGCCATAATTGTCTATAATCTTCAAGCAGATCGTGGCTTCCGTGTCGTTTTGCCCAAGGCCGTTTCGGCCGGTTGCCGTTCACGGGATGTTCTCTATATCGCATTAATCCGACGTGATTGCGGCTCAACGGAACTCTATTTCACATATCTAAGTACCAGTAAGCTATTCTCATTGAAATCAGAGTATTTACGCAGTGGTGTGGCCGATGGCAGAATATTGG ATCTCGGCAAGAAACCCAGTCGTATGGTCATCATTGGCACAGACAATGGTTCGGCCATATTTTTCCGTAATGAAGGCGATGCTGAGGTTTATCGTTGGGACACGAATTCAACATTCTCGGAAACGAATTTTAAGCCCGTCTATAGAAGTCAAACATGCCAGTTGGTTACCCATGCTGTGCCCGATTACAAACGAAATACAATGCGAGTGTTGCAGAGCAATTTTCCGGATTATATGCAGAATCGCATTGGCTGTGGAGCCATACAGCAGTTGGGTCTTATGCAAGGCTGTTGGTAG